Genomic window (Aquimarina sp. BL5):
TCTGGGCACTACTTTTTGTCTGTATTGGCTTTCTATTAATTCTTATATTAGAGCGTTTAGCAATAAAAAAAGACAATTAATAGATGGCAGAAAACACCAGAACGTTTAGCGATAAGTTTTTTTTAGTCATTAAAGGTTTGGCTATGGGAGCAGCTAATAAAGTACCTGGTGTATCTGGTGGAGTTGTGGCCTTTGTTGCAGGTTTTTATGAAGAATTTATTTATTCTTTGCAAAAAGTAAATCTTAAAGCGCTTAAACTATTTATTAATTTTAGGTTTAAAAGCTTCTGGAGATATATAAATGGTCGTTTTTTGGCATTGCTTATTTTAGGAATGCTAATTAGTTATTTCAGTGTTTCTAAAATTCTCGATTATCTTATTATCCACTATGAATTATATGTTTGGTCAGCTTTTTTCGGGATGATTATAGGCTCCATATATTACATTGTAAAAGATTTTGATGATTGGAGTAGACGCAATATATGCTTTATTATTATTGGAATAATAGTAGGTATTAGTATCAGTTTATTAGAACCTGCTAAGGAAAATGACAATTTATTTTTTGTGTTTTTCTGTGGTATTGTAGGTGTTTCTGGTATGACATTACCTGGATTATCTGGCTCATTTATCCTTATCCTTTTTGGAAATTATGTATTGTTATTGGTAGACTCTGTAAATGCTTTATACGACACCATGGCGGATTTAGTGCGATGGGATTTGTCCTTTATGGAAAACGTAAGGAGAATACGATTACTTAAAGTTCTTGTAGTATTCAGTTTAGGATCAATCACTGGTTTAGTTACGTTATCACATTTTTTAGGATACGTATTAAAGCATTATAAAAATGCTACTTTTGCCGCAATTATTGGTTTTATAACTGGATCTCTAGGTGTTGTTTGGCCTTGGAAATACAAGATGTATAAACAAAATGATTTAGGAGAGATTCTAATTGA
Coding sequences:
- a CDS encoding DUF368 domain-containing protein encodes the protein MAENTRTFSDKFFLVIKGLAMGAANKVPGVSGGVVAFVAGFYEEFIYSLQKVNLKALKLFINFRFKSFWRYINGRFLALLILGMLISYFSVSKILDYLIIHYELYVWSAFFGMIIGSIYYIVKDFDDWSRRNICFIIIGIIVGISISLLEPAKENDNLFFVFFCGIVGVSGMTLPGLSGSFILILFGNYVLLLVDSVNALYDTMADLVRWDLSFMENVRRIRLLKVLVVFSLGSITGLVTLSHFLGYVLKHYKNATFAAIIGFITGSLGVVWPWKYKMYKQNDLGEILIDAQGNPILDNYDRYLPDLTTAPTYIAFFFILVGIAIVLWLEWYGERTLKTKPK